Proteins found in one Miscanthus floridulus cultivar M001 chromosome 4, ASM1932011v1, whole genome shotgun sequence genomic segment:
- the LOC136548729 gene encoding uncharacterized protein, protein MEKQRTCIDWLREGDRNTTFFQAKSRERAKGNHINSLYRDDGTMVTEQADIEGVARQFYAELFTAKEVLQPEAILDHLDHVPIKGMEQMNDKLSKPFIAEEVQQALFMMGANKAPGLDGFTAGFYQHHWKLLCPSITKGVLDFLNGVRCQMRPSRGIRQGDPISPYLFLLCAEETSQRGASRLQELLDICSRGSGQLVNRDKSAVIFSKNCMDDMKLEVQQSLNIEQEALAERYLGLPTNVGRSSSEVFEFIPTRIKNLIGTWSAREASCAGREVLVKSVAQWNEEVIKQSFIPVDAVAILRTPA, encoded by the exons ATGGAGAAGCAGAGAACTTGTATTGATTGGCTTAGGGAGGGTGATCGCAACACTACATTTTTCCAAGCCAAGTCAAGGGAAAGAGCAAAGGGCAATCATATCAATTCTCTATATCGAGATGATGGAACAATGGTGACTGAACAAGCTGATATTGAGGGCGTGGCAAGACAGTTTTATGCCGAGCTTTTTACTGCCAAGGAAGTCTTGCAACCTGAGGCAATCCTAGACCACCTAGACCATGTTCCGATCAAAGGCATGGAACAAATGAATGACAAATTGTCAAAACCGTTTATTGCAGAAGAGGTCCAGCAGGCGCTGTTTATGATGGGTGCCAATAAGGCCCCCGGTCTCGACGGCTTCACAGCCGGTTTTTATCAACACCACTGGAAGCTGCTATGTCCGAGTATTACAAAAGGAGTGCTGGATTTTTTGAATGGGGTGAGATGCCAGATGAG GCCAAGTAGGGGGATCCGCCAAGGTGATCCTATATCCCCCTATCTTTTTCTTCTTTGTGCTGAAG AAACATCGCAAAGAGGGGCCTCACGGTTGCAGGAGCTACTTGATATCTGTAGTCGTGGATCAGGTCAATTGGTAAACCGGGACAAGTCAGCGGTGATCTTCAGTAAAAACTGCATGGATGATATGAAGTTGGAGGTCCAGCAGTCACTGAACATTGAGCAAGAAGCCCTGGCTGAAAGGTACCTGGGCCTGCCCACGAATGTGGGGCGTTCCTCCTCGGAAGTCTTTGAGTTTATACCGACGAGGATAAAGAATTTGATTGGTACATGGAGTGCAAGGGAGGCTAGCTGTGCTGGGAGGGAAGTTCTCGTGAAATCAGTTGCCCAG TGGAATGAAGAGGTTATCAAGCAGTCCTTCATCCCGGTCGATGCTGTAGCTATCCTGCGAACACCGGCGTGA
- the LOC136551906 gene encoding uncharacterized protein — MSHRSERRLASAVVRLPDRSRVSGSPSLRRRSQSPSPRRDRRRRDRSPIPYRDRSPSPYRNRRRDHSPSPYHERRGRSPSPYRDRRRQWSPYHNDRGRDRDRVLPVRSGGGAWSDEEDDDKELQGLSYFEYRRLKRQKLRKSKKRCIWNITPSPPRVEGDEENYGYSDVEEENKVSPKGLPEASEEESKDKSESESGESDSLSESSESEASKRNKKGRKNSRRSSKRSRRRHRHRPYNSEIEDDSESDDDSVGSYDSEDSRDRSKKRSRRHNRSKKRGRSSRRKKRRSQDTASEQSSEEEVEEDSKKKSKSSKRRRSKRSDSEESVPSDATPDDVKEVEETKVQEIDPEAIKFKEMLEAQKKAALENDMPVGPMPLPRAEGHISYGGALRPGEGDAIAQYIQQGKRIPRRGEVGLSAEEISKFEDLGYVMSGSRHQRMNAIRIRKENQVYSAEDKRALAMFNYEEKAKREHKVMADLQRLVQRTIGHDVGPSHDPFATTDG, encoded by the coding sequence ATGTCCCACCGCTCGGAGCGCCGCCTCGCCTCCGCCGTGGTGCGCCTCCCCGACCGTTCCAGGGTCTCCGGCTCGCCATCCCTGCGCCGCCGCTCGCAGTCCCCATCCCCGCGCcgtgaccgccgccgccgcgaccgcTCCCCGATCCCTTACCGCGATCGCTCCCCAAGCCCTTATCGAAACCGCCGCCGTGACCACTCCCCGAGCCCTTACCACGAGCGCCGCGGCCGCTCCCCGAGCCCCTACCGCGACCGCCGCCGCCAGTGGTCGCCCTACCACAACGACCGCGGCCGGGACCGTGACCGGGTCCTGCCCGTCCGTAGCGGCGGGGGCGCCTGGTCTGACGAAGAAGACGACGACAAGGAACTCCAGGGCCTCAGCTACTTCGAGTACCGCCGCCTGAAGCGCCAGAAGCTCCGCAAGAGCAAGAAGCGGTGCATCTGGAACATCACGCCCAGCCCGCCTCGTGTTGAGGGCGACGAGGAGAACTACGGTTACAGCGACGTGGAAGAGGAGAATAAGGTATCTCCGAAGGGCTTGCCGGAGGCTAGCGAGGAGGAGAGCAAGGATAAGTCGGAGTCTGAATCCGGTGAGTCTGATAGCCTGTCCGAGTCCAGCGAATCCGAAGCTTCTAAGAGGAATAAGAAAGGGAGGAAGAACAGTCGCCGTAGTAGCAAGCGCAGCCGCCGGCGCCATCGCCACCGCCCATACAATTCTGAGATTGAGGATGATAGCGAGAGCGACGATGATTCTGTGGGCTCTTATGATTCGGAGGATTCTAGGGATAGGAGCAAAAAGAGGTCGCGTAGGCATAATAGATCTAAAAAGAGGGGCAGGAGCtccaggaggaagaagaggaggagccaGGATACAGCCTCCGAGCAAAGCTCTGAGGAGGAAGTGGAGGAGGATAGTAAGAAAAAGAGTAAGAGCTCGAAGAGGAGGCGTAGCAAGCGATCTGATTCCGAAGAATCAGTCCCTTCTGATGCCACCCCTGATGATgtaaaagaagttgaagaaacaAAAGTTCAGGAAATTGATCcagaagcaatcaagttcaaggaAATGCTTGAGGCCCAGAAAAAGGCTGCCTTAGAGAATGATATGCCTGTTGGTCCAATGCCACTTCCACGCGCGGAAGGGCATATTAGTTATGGTGGTGCATTGAGGCCTGGAGAAGGTGATGCTATTGCACAGtatattcagcaagggaagcgtATCCCACGACGTGGTGAAGTTGGTCTGTCTGCAGAAGAGATTTCGAAGTTCGAGGATTTGGGGTATGTGATGAGTGGCAGTAGGCACCAAAGGATGAATGCTATCCGTATCAGGAAGGAAAACCAGGTTTACAGTGCTGAGGATAAGAGGGCGTTGGCCATGTTTAACTACGAGGAGAAGGCGAAGCGGGAGCACAAGGTTATGGCTGACTTGCAGCGCTTGGTGCAGAGAACCATTGGCCACGATGTGGGACCTTCGCATGATCCATTTGCTACTACGGATGGTTGA